The following DNA comes from Capsicum annuum cultivar UCD-10X-F1 chromosome 7, UCD10Xv1.1, whole genome shotgun sequence.
CCATTGGAAGGTTTATTTAACGTTTGAAAATAGGCATAATACATATGTACACCATAACTTGGCCTCAGCTGGCAACTAAGCACCCCAACTTTGAAAATGCATATCTAGACACCTTAACTTGGTTTAAGTTGACCTGTAAACAGCCCAACTTTGAGAATGCACTCCCTTAAAAGTGTCTACATGTGCTTTTTCTAACTTAAGGTGTTTGCGAGACGCACTGTGTCAAGTCAACGTGCCTAGATTATCACAGTGAAAGTTGGGGTGTTCAACTGCCACTGGAGGCCATGTATAagtgtctttcattttgaataAACTGATGTTTCAGAATATATTTAGGGCCAAAACAAATATTGTTAACAGCTTCCTAGCAGGAGTTCAAAGAAGTGGCTAGAAGAGAAGAATTTGCAAGTTGTTGGGAGTGCAAAAGTTGTTCGGGAGGTTACAGGTTTTCTTTTTCCAACAAGATCAGAGACgccaatatttttaacccaacTAATATCTACAAAAGAACTATGGTTACCCTGCAATGGAACTCCACTGGTTGAGTCTCTACACAGCTTACTGCATCAGAAATTAGAGATGTCGTGTTAGCACAGAATAGAGAACCACCATCCAAGTCCAAAGCAGCAGATTTGGAGGTGTGCGCATCATCATTATGATCATTTATCAAACTTGATGGGTTGATAACAATGAAGGATGTAGGTAGCAACATAAAGTTGTTCTGCAAACTGGAAAAAAAATGCAGGGTAAATAGCATAAATGTACTCCAGGCTAAAAAAGAATATTCATATTAATAATAAACCAGTAGTGTCATGGCTCCAGGCATGCATAATATGCACTGCAGTATCAAAAAGCAAGCAATGTTTGTCAACCAGTGCCGTAAAAAGGACTAGTGATAGTCTGTACCGTTTTTACTGAATATTTGTCAAACATAGAGAAATTTGTTAATGGAACATATTAGTTCATAATGCAAGACACATTTGCATACAGGTCAGAAATATTAGAATACTTCAGAATCTTTTCTagatcttaatcttcttttcgtGTGTCAAATGTGCACTCACATGACAATGCTAACTGCATAACTTAGTGAAATAAGCAATAACAGCACCTAGCATTGCAAGAGAAAACTAATACTATAATCTACACAATACTTAGATTTTCACCTTAAATCTCTCACATGTTACAGGGGTAGGAATGCAGGAGGTGAACTGCTGAGCTGAAAGAGCTGCTAAAATATACTGAAATTGCATACCTGAGGACAAGTACTCTGTGAAATGATGCAGTGACGCCTCGTCCAAATCCAGCAGGATAAGCAAGTTTATTTGCAGAGCCAAAAATCTTGACCTAGCCAATCATGAAACAGTCTTAGGGTAACAAAAATGTTTTCTAACAAGAAAGAAGCAAAAGCATCATGCAAAAGTTGAGGACATGAGAAGTAAAAAGAAGTTACCATCTTATGGTCCATTAAAACATGGACACACATACTGGTAGTTCCTTTTACTGATAATGAAAGACAAACACCGTTGATGCTCTCACACCTTAAATGTGCTGCATAGGATTTTTCATCTAAACAATGAACAGCCTTGATCTGCCCATGAATAGCAGTTAGGTTTCCCTCAGGCAAATTATGAACAGAGGGATAGATGTTGGTCATTTCTCCAAATGGAACAAGAGACTCGAGAGAACAGTCCTCCAACAACTCCAAGTTAACATCAAATAAGTTTGTGATATCAGATGGAAAATATAAGTTGACATCTGAAGAGATATCATTTCTTCCATTTCTGGGCACACAGTTTGGAATTTGGAACTGATGATAGCCTTCTGAAAGATCACTATTGTGACTTAAAAAAGAGTCAGACTGCTGCAGCAAGCAGGATACATCTAAATTTGGGAGAACATTGAGAGATGAAAAAGAAACGTTCCAAATGTTTGTTCCGGAATTCACAACTATTTTACCACTTATTCCATCAGTACAAAACATGTCTTCTTTCTGATGTTTTATAAGGTAATGACCACCAATTTTTAATACCTGCAACGTTAATGAACAAAAGCTGTGATTAAGTTGTTACTGCAAATTTTATGTCGCTTATACACCAGACATTAGAACAAATAGAAGTGAAATAGCATACCTCAAAAACAGATAAAGCTTCAGATTCGAATTCCAGCAATGCCCTTTTCACTTGTGGTTTGGAGCAAGACCCCACATCTGCTTTGGCGTCTGTGTGGTGTAACACACCAAGGGACGGATAATTAATACAATTTCCGGTCACAACACACGGGATCTCCTCTGGGCCACATGGGTTATGATGCTTGCCTACCACAAAAGGGCGCGTGTACGCTGATTGACTGGAACTGCAACTCGGTGCAATTCTAGTATCATTGAGTGCAGACATAAACACCTCATTAGACAGTTGGTCAGGTTTTTGTCTTTTACACACAATAAGTTTTCCATTTTCCACTCTGTTAAAAAATTTCATTGGTTTCTTCAATTGGTCTATCAAAGGCTTATCAATACGTGAATCTCTGCTTTTGTCAGAAATAAGTAAATCCCAAGGCAGTATTAAGGCCTCAGCAAATGCGCTTGACGTACTTGAAGCATGTTGACCTCCTTGGAACTGATGGAAACATATCCATATACTAATTAGTTTTGTTATGACAAACAGGTAAGACAGCATTAGTCTTTGCAAGACACATACCTTTTGCAGAATAGGGAATTTGTGCATCAACTGAAGTAGATGATACTTTCCTCGTCCAACCTTCCGAAAGTCAACTTGTGAATCTATACAGGTCGTAAAATGATGATCTATGGGTATTATGTCCCTCAGGTTGTAGAAAAAATGGAGTGGCATGTTCATCTCTCTCACAGGTGAAGCATTCTCAAAAATACTTCTGCACTCAAAAGGTTCATTTTGGAGTAAATCCACATGATCCAGCTTCATGGGTATGTCTTCCATAATTGCCAAAAAATTTCGGAtctgagaaaaattattttgtggaaaagaaaaatgacaatattTAGTGGATGAAACAATTTCCACCATGTAACATTAGAAAAATGACAATATTTAGTGGATGAAACAATTTCCACCATGTAACATTATAGTGCTGCACATCAAATGATTAGGAAATGAGAAACACCAGATGAAAGAAGATTGATGTCGCATCACACCTCATATATGTTATTGGTATTTAAACTTGATGGAAGATCTGGTATGATAACATCAATGCTTCCAGTTGCATCAACAAGCAACATCCTTCCGGAGGACTGTGAGACCTGGTGAACAAAACATTATGTCGATAATATTTTATACGTTTATAAGAAATatggaaaagggcctaaaatgcccttcaactatgtgaaatggtgTGAAAATGCCCTCTGTCTATCTATTGGCCCTAAAATTCCCTTCCTGTCTACCTATTGGGGCTAAAATGCCCttttcgtctacctattggggctattttgcccttttatttaagaaaaaatcacataatacacaacttatctttattaaactacaaaaagtttctatcttttttattaatattaaccaaataaagAATGCACACTACCATTTTTTTATCGTTCTAAATTGATctaataaataaggaaaaacaacataaataaccATTCTTAAgaaattattacatatacatagtcGTATTAGTTGGTTGTCAAATATggaatataaaatatttacttttataacagattctaatatagaaaaataattatatattaaattttcatatttcttatttattgaatatttttatactgttcattcattttttatatactaaatcaaaattttatgtttttcattttatgTCTGCTTTCACGATGCCTCCataaaaatacatggtatatttataccataaaaaatCACgctatattgatatattatacaaattatatttatatcataaacatacatggtataattataccatacaaattatatttatactataaatacatagtaaatacgatacaaattatatttataccataaacatacattgtatattttagatataaaaagcttataccatgtaatactgaaaatatatatttatatttaataaataatgttttaacaagaaaagtagttccgacataatgagatataccataaatatttatcccataaattatattaaaaaaataataataatctgactttgatataaattatatttatacaacaaaaaaacATGGTATATCTGTACAtccaacataatgatttttatttcatgaatatttatccataagaagttatgattaacccattacattagaatttaaaaatacatgataatgaaataatactagatgattaacatacataagaacaaaaagaaacatacacgagcaaataatagaatacttaattattttaaaatatttaaatattgaatataagagagaaagaTTTGGAAGCAGGGCTTAtcttttccacttttaatttgaagattgaaactatatctcttaaattaaggtgaattgacAATTATTTATAACATTAAATtaggaattataattatcttttctgatttttttaaatggctatgtatgtttaaaaaaaatatttttgtaatattgaaaaagtactataatttatatAGTTAAGTCTTAAGGATGGCCTTTTCATGTAATATgcctaaataaaagggcaaaatagacCCAAAAGGTGTggaaaggacattttaggccTAATAGGTACCgggaagggcattttaggccaatAGGTAGGCGAAAAGAGCATTTTAGGCCCCATAGATAGACGGAGAGcgtttttgcaccattttacataattgaagggcattttaggcccttttccgtaAGAAATAGAAAGTCTGAAATATAGATGTTTTAGAGATACCAAATGCACACAAAGTTTAAAAAGTAGGAAGCTACCATAATGTTTAACGTCTCTTGGCCCTTCTATGTACATAGAATGATGCTAGCAAATGAAGTTGCCATTTATACAGATCATTTAAATAAAACTACTCATTCTTTTACTATGGTCATTTTCTTTTGAGGAAGTACTATGGTCATAAATCAAAGAGGCCACCAATAGGCAATAGTTAGGACATCTACCTAACATCAAATAGCATACCATACCTCATAATGTCATAATTGGTTAGGCCCCTATATAAAAGGAAGTACGAATAAAAGGTTCAAACCTTTAACATTCCAAGCAAAGAAACACCTATGTCTTCACTGTGAATGGCTTTTTTTATAGACAGCACATAAGGTCTCCCACCACAAGATATGGAGTTATTCTCCTTTTGGGTACCCATAATATCAAAATCTGTGTTCTGATGGAAAAGCATTTTCTTCCACATGGCCTCACAAGAATAAATTAAATTACCAATGGGTGCCACCTGAAATTGATTGCACAATGACTATTAGATTTTATGTAGCTAAGTTGGTTTTGATTTCTAGAAAGTAAAGCAGTGTCTCCAATCCCCAAACCCCAGAAAGAAAAAGACTGCAGGATAAACCTGCAAACTTACCAACTTCAAAGGAGCAGAACTTCTTTCCCAGCCACAAGCACATCTATCATGCTTGACAAATTCCATTAACATCCCATGCtgcaaaatcaaaagaaaatgttAACAAGTGAGTACAATAACTAAGACAATTAATATGCTCACCAATGATAACACACTTACCCGAATTTGGAAGACTGAAGGGGGTAAATATGAAGTTGCATATATCTGAGCCAATCCTTTCCTCTGGCAACACCTTGCAATTGTGCACAATCAGCTAAGAACAGTTTTCTATGACACTGGGTACAAAGAAAGATATCAAGGTAAAACAGAGACTAAGTTCTAATGTATATATCTGGTAAGGCAAGCAGCTTACATTTGTGGATCCCAAAATCTCTTTCTCAGATAAGATCCCAGAGAACTTTCTCCTGAAACAGATGATGACAAGTAACATCCTGAAGCAAATGAAAAGACCATATCAATGAAGATATTAACCcaattacaaaatcaatttgaTCACTATTACTCTTGATTTACTACCATAGCCTGGCAGCAAACACCAAGGAGTCTATAAACTTCGCAAGAAGGCTTTCACAACAGGTCGCTGTATAACACCTGTGAGCCCAACAAAGTTTGAACAGGTGAATAAAATTAATATGCAGGTACAGTGGAAACTTTTACAAGGAGTATTTAGAAGACTTAACCCTGCTTCCAGTGAGGAGAAACATTCCACAGAAATGCTAGTTTTAACACAAGAGCCGAGTATTAGTGTCTTTGTCCATGAATAACTTGGACTTACAACATGAACGTTTTTCACAGATAcctgaagaaaaagaaacacaTAATTTTCATACTCGTCACAAAAATCTCTAATTTTCTTATCAAAGTAAAATTACATTTTACCATCTTGGAAAACACAGGTTAGTCTAAAAACTGTTTTAACATACCATTGCTCCTACTCTCACACTATGTGGAACAGAAAGCTGCTGATCTGTTAACAATAGTAAGAGTTCATTGTCCAACTCAACAATCATACCTCTCATGTAAATTCTTGTCACAGTTCCCGTATAACTAACAAGTTCTCCTTCCCCTCTGACATCAATTTCTCTAAGGGGGATACATTGCAGGGGCAACTTAGGAATATACATCAAAGAATTATCCACAACTACATACATCAATTGAGACACATTTTTCCCCACAAATACAAGTCTCTTCTTCAATCCAGATAATGAAACAATCCTCCTTATCAGTTTTGAAAACACTGGATGCCAAGAAGCAGCAGACCCACAATAGTAGACAATCTCAGGTTTGTTATAACAATGACTACCCATTTCATCATTCAAATTCCGCAAATCCAATCTTAAATCTTTGGAATTACACAATTTACACCCACAAACTAAAATATTTACGAGGAAACCCCGAAGATTTTCCGTATCAGCTCTAGACCCGGCTCTGCATGGAACTACAGAAACAGGGCTAACAGATTCTACTACCCCGCATATAATGTACCGAGCTTTTATACTATCATCATATCGATCAACACAACACCCAGAAAGTATAGAAAAAGTATCCGAATAAGCAGAAGAAGAACCGAGAAAACCCCACTTAATAATTTCTAAAAACCCACCATTACACTGGAAGGGTATGAAATTCCAACCAAAAATTCGAACTTTTTTGTTAATCATACACGGATTGAACTTAAGAATGTCACAACAAACAGTAGCAGACCCATCAGAGAAATGAAAACAATTGCACTTCGGAGGTGAACTCTCTCCATCAGGAGGAAGAAAAAGGGTTCCAGTAAGAACAGTTGGTTGGTTAAAGGATTTGAGGATTTTTTGGGGAGAAAGTGCGGGACTGGGTAGGGAGGGTGAAAACTGGGGTGGTGGAGTTTTTGGAGAAGGATTGGAAATGAGTGAAGATGAGCCGGTGCGAGGAAGAGATTGACGGAGGAGCTCGGAGATTGTTAGGAATTTGACGGTTCCTTGCTCCATAGTTTAATCATACAAGGAAGAGACTCGGGTATTTGGGTGGGATAGTGTTGTTTGCCGAGTGGGCGACGAAGTGCTGTAGGCAGCAGCTGCGTAGCAACGGCAGAGGACTGGTTTTAAAGAAAGGAAACCTAAAAGGGAAAATGACATGGCTAGCCCAACCACCTTCCTCCATCGCCCACTCATATAAAATGTaaattatacaacaacaataaattcagtATATTTTCACGGTCTGAAGATGTAAAATATAGGGGTGTACAAATCAAATCATCAAGTCAAACCAAATCAaagaaccaaaccaaatcaagaaaaagaatcgacttatggtttggttagGTTGGTttaatgtttgaaaaaaaaatcgatcattcttggtttggtttggtgttaaccaaaaaaagCAAACCGAACTTAAATCAAatcaacataatatatatatatatatgtgtgtgtgtatgtatgtatatatgcttTGCTATCTAGTAGAACTGACATGTCTAGGattgtattttcttttcctaggtaattatgatgtaaatatctGTTGTTAATGTTATTTATGAAAGTGTCTTTTCCTTTAGCATCTTTGTGTATATATGGATTATGTATGACTATGGCATAAGACTATGAACATGTTTGTATGGCTATTTTCTCTTATCAGTTAGCATATGTTGAACAACCTTTGGTGATTCTGTAATTggcattaacatgtaaaataTGCATGATCATGTGATGAAAATCCTAAGAGtagtagaatgagtttgactcagGTGCCTATGTGTGCAAGTATTTATGTTAGTTCTAGCATAGTGTGacacctagaacttgcccggtttaTTTATGCTGTCTTGCGGTTGATTCAATAGGATAGGATAGCAGGCCTCCTTTTatttttagtccacttagccaaaataactTTCCCACCAAAAGGATTTCTCCATTTTTGAACATTTTGAGTCTATGTTAGTTTTCTTCATTCCCAATAACTCTAATTAACTCTCTTTAGGTTGTTAACTCCTAACTTTAGACCCGGTCTAatattggacattgtgcaccttaacttaggcaaaacacctaagttgagggtggctactgtcAAGATTTTAGCCGTCTAATGAGAAGGTGGtttagatttaaaataaaatattcgaCCCTGATCTATTTAACATATTGTACACCTTAACTGAATACCCAAATTTTGTCCTTACCTAGCCCCGGAGCCTCATTACAAGCCTGATAAAGGCCTACTTGATCTTTGTAAATAAACCATAAAGGAGtgttagatgataagggcaagcctatgggtatgtgtgctatgtttgtaacttctttgatgagtgtgagAGTCTTGATTTTTGTCCACAAGatataatgagtggtggacttcATTAACTATGAGGGCAACTTGAGTTATATTTAGTATTGTTGATCTCTTTGGGACATTATATCTATGTTTGTGTGTGTGCTGAATTATAAATAATGTCGGTTGTAGATCCTAATGTGTTGAGCCTATATGAGTGAGTTGACAAGTAAATGGTTGTGTGAAATCTAGTTTAACAGTTGATTGCCTGTCATTATGTTCCTCATGTGTGTAATTTGGttctgagttgcttgaggacaagcaattgtcttaagttgagagtgttgatgttccgtcttttgatggaatattttacatctttttcaaggGATAATTGTATATTTTCAAGAACCTAATGTTGTATTTAAtattggattttagtgttttcaggttaaggagttagctgaagaagaaacttggaaaaatagcAGGAAAAGTTCACTGACGGGCAAACTGGCAGACCGTCAGCCATATGACGAACTGCCAGGGTGATCGCCAGAGTAAAATAGAAGGGAGCAAATGAGTGACCTCTGTGACGGTCCAAGTGGTGAATCGTCAACCATCCGATGGACCGCCAACTTAGCCGTCAGGATGAAACCGAAGATGAAGTTTTAGAGTTTCAAGTGATGGCCCATGCGACGAACCACCAGGACCCCGACGGCCTGCCAACATGACTGTCAACCTTTAACTAGAACCTGTCACATTGGGACCACCAGCGACGGTCCACGCAACGGATCGTCAGGCTTCGAAAGGCCATTAAGGTTACCTTCAACTTGGACGCGGCttttctgagtttaaattttgaattctctgtacctgggaacatataaatacctagtttaggtatttttttaggtatcttttatcataCTTCCATCggagaaacattaattttaggtaTTATTCTCTGTGATTCAAGCAAGAATTGTGGATCTAGTTATCTTTATTCAGATTCTCATTGAAGATTAAAGAACAATTATTGTAAGCTTTGTAAGTAATTCTTCGAATCCATTTatgaagaacacaatgatttcctattcttcttctcttgagatgtgtgactaaactcccataactagggttatgagagcTTTGTTGTGACTAACTGATTGGGGTTGTGAGAATGCTTAATTTTCATTTGTAATAGAgattgtataaacccttcttggttgcaaacttgaagggtgagcttGTTTGAGAAGAAATGTATATGTTGGGGAAAAAAGGAGTTTACATAAGTCTAAAGGCCTTAACCTTTGAGGTTATGAGTTGATGCCTTAGCAAGTATTGACTCACATGAGAGATTATTTGAATAATTCACATATTCTTTGAGTTCGAAAGAATTAAAGGGTAAACTACTCATTgaggttgagaaacaaataggTAATCTTTAGAATTTaataactcttgcaattgaagtgtaaattAGGAATTTAAGAGAATTCACAACTccatctgtttgaaaatctttgtgaacataactctagtttgtttgaTCTCAGTGAATTAGTATTTGCAATAAAATTCATTAGCGGGAACGTTACTTGTtacaaccatttaaataatgttaCAAATTCAAAACTCTCGTTACTcaggaaccttcgatcaacagtctgtTAACAACTATAACACTTAGTTTGCATAGTATTCCcaatgggattcgaccccaacctagttgggttctatatttgacaacgaccatttatactttctaacgatagttgtaatttgggcatatcgggccaccaccctgctcagagaacctaaacttcttgtcTGCCTCTCCCCTATCTCAGCTTCCTTTACCTACTGCATGTACACAATAAACCTGGAGACATCCATGTCTTTGATCAATAAGGTTGCCTTACTTTCCAATATCAAGTCTTGGGACAACCCGAATACAAACTTTATATTTCTAGCCCTCATTCTAGAAACCATCTctggagcataccgagataactggtaaaactttaaggcatactctttgtctgacatcttaccttgcttcagatttactaactcttccacctttgattctctcaactcctgagaaaagaagcagtccaaaaaagcattagagaaatcctccaATAGTGCTGATTCAGAatcatcaccccttgactgatcccattccttataccactggtacgccacatccttcagctggtaAGGGAAAACTCCAAACCTTCaacattagtggcatgcataacacagaagatcttttccatctcatctagaaaactctgaggatcctcctcaaccttaacaccagtaaaggttagagggttcaacctcatgaactgactaacccttgtggcctcagaaaatGGAGTCATAAATACACCACGTTCATCTTGAGAAGCTGCCAACTGAGCCAATATATGGATAGACTAACGAAACTCAATATTTGTCACATCAGGTTGAAGAGCTCGAGGAGGACTGGAGGGAGCCGATGGAATTTCAGAACGATAATCATcaactagacccctagactaagTCTGGTCCCCATAAGTAGAATGGGTCCCATCACTATTATCCTTGGGTGGGACAAAAGAGTTTCTGTGAGCTTTAAATCGTTGAGGcagcatgatctgaaaagtgaaaaaatataaatatgaggagaattcaggaccttagactctactacttaaaaatagaacacaagaaagagaagcATTCCTAATTGCCTCGTAGTCTCCCCCTTATGAGTGtgacgcgctacacacccttaaaaaacactctacttaacacggctttgtagacttccaattgaccatgaacttaggGCTTTGATATCAATCTGACAcaatccaaaccagggcctaatCATGTCggacatctcaagtccaacaCGGATCAGAGACCGCCCCCAATACTGATATGAGTCAAAGGGGCACCATAGATTTCGAcgacatcattggaggccaacacataaaaACGACTCAAGCTTGGGACTTGCCTTGATGCctaaataagaaaacaagtattaaagtgtgaagaaggGATTCAAACACTCTAAAGCCGCCCCATGTCTACATTTTAAGGCCGCCCCTTTTATTActctcattaagggccttttggttattttactAT
Coding sequences within:
- the LOC107877926 gene encoding CST complex subunit CTC1 isoform X6, with the translated sequence MEQGTVKFLTISELLRQSLPRTGSSSLISNPSPKTPPPQFSPSLPSPALSPQKILKSFNQPTVLTGTLFLPPDGESSPPKCNCFHFSDGSATVCCDILKFNPCMINKKVRIFGWNFIPFQCNGGFLEIIKWGFLGSSSAYSDTFSILSGCCVDRYDDSIKARYIICGVVESVSPVSVVPCRAGSRADTENLRGFLVNILVCGCKLCNSKDLRLDLRNLNDEMGSHCYNKPEIVYYCGSAASWHPVFSKLIRRIVSLSGLKKRLVFVGKNVSQLMYVVVDNSLMYIPKLPLQCIPLREIDVRGEGELVSYTGTVTRIYMRGMIVELDNELLLLLTDQQLSVPHSVRVGAMVSVKNVHVVSPSYSWTKTLILGSCVKTSISVECFSSLEAGCYTATCCESLLAKFIDSLVFAARLWMLLVIICFRRKFSGILSEKEILGSTNRKGLAQIYATSYLPPSVFQIRHGMLMEFVKHDRCACGWERSSAPLKLVAPIGNLIYSCEAMWKKMLFHQNTDFDIMGTQKENNSISCGGRPYVLSIKKAIHSEDIGVSLLGMLKVSQSSGRMLLVDATGSIDVIIPDLPSSLNTNNIYEIRNFLAIMEDIPMKLDHVDLLQNEPFECRSIFENASPVREMNMPLHFFYNLRDIIPIDHHFTTCIDSQVDFRKVGRGKYHLLQLMHKFPILQKFQGGQHASSTSSAFAEALILPWDLLISDKSRDSRIDKPLIDQLKKPMKFFNRVENGKLIVCKRQKPDQLSNEVFMSALNDTRIAPSCSSSQSAYTRPFVVGKHHNPCGPEEIPCVVTGNCINYPSLGVLHHTDAKADVGSCSKPQVKRALLEFESEALSVFEVLKIGGHYLIKHQKEDMFCTDGISGKIVVNSGTNIWNVSFSSLNVLPNLDVSCLLQQSDSFLSHNSDLSEGYHQFQIPNCVPRNGRNDISSDVNLYFPSDITNLFDVNLELLEDCSLESLVPFGEMTNIYPSVHNLPEGNLTAIHGQIKAVHCLDEKSYAAHLRCESINGVCLSLSVKGTTSMCVHVLMDHKMVKIFGSANKLAYPAGFGRGVTASFHRVLVLRLWLFMSSFWSTTQKANTFCQELSLDLIHLCLTFHLLVLS